In the Marinomonas algicola genome, one interval contains:
- a CDS encoding NUDIX hydrolase, giving the protein MPDEIITVVDERNRVIGDVKRDVMRFGQDFHRATYILVFTTSGQLVVQKRALNKPFCPGWYGITTGGVVASGESYLLCAQRELSEELGISAELTCHGVFYTEGEGFKIWGKLYSCQYNEAIHGPLVPQPSEVASLHLMSIDDILENTEKQLFTKDSMDALINYANKLTHDRVTDPL; this is encoded by the coding sequence ATGCCAGATGAAATCATAACCGTAGTCGATGAACGCAATCGGGTGATTGGGGACGTTAAAAGAGACGTTATGCGGTTCGGGCAGGACTTCCACCGAGCCACTTATATTTTAGTTTTTACGACTTCTGGCCAGCTTGTCGTTCAGAAAAGAGCACTTAATAAACCTTTTTGCCCTGGCTGGTATGGGATTACGACAGGCGGAGTGGTGGCCAGCGGCGAATCATACCTTTTATGCGCACAACGCGAGTTATCTGAAGAACTTGGAATTTCCGCAGAACTGACCTGCCACGGAGTATTTTATACTGAAGGAGAAGGTTTTAAAATCTGGGGGAAACTCTATTCTTGCCAATACAATGAAGCCATACATGGACCTCTCGTCCCCCAACCCAGTGAGGTCGCTTCATTACACTTAATGTCTATTGACGACATTTTAGAGAACACTGAAAAGCAACTTTTTACCAAAGATTCAATGGATGCACTCATAAACTATGCTAACAAACTCACACACGATCGTGTTACAGACCCTCTTTAG
- a CDS encoding DUF2927 domain-containing protein, with protein sequence MLTNSHTIVLQTLFSFCLLVASLNTLAIERWQDARYLQKSFITIALEREYDKKTDTKLVRWERPIYVFLESDYGDTRLQKELLSVHLDHLSSITGVPISYVNSKQDANIFIIFTSYKQLEPKVKEYIGNPEKIRAAIREAICLGNFSYNQRSEITKGTIIIPVDYARQKARFLDCIIEEITQLMGLPNDSDDVFPSIFNDKSIDSYLSPLDYLLLKLLYSNYLTPGMTVQDTKRALPLAIRELLNTGDLRDAARRVRKGSLQEYIGD encoded by the coding sequence ATGCTAACAAACTCACACACGATCGTGTTACAGACCCTCTTTAGTTTTTGCCTTCTTGTTGCCTCACTCAATACTCTTGCTATTGAACGATGGCAAGATGCGCGTTACTTACAAAAGAGCTTTATAACCATTGCCCTTGAAAGGGAATACGACAAAAAAACCGATACCAAACTCGTTCGCTGGGAACGACCCATTTATGTCTTTTTGGAAAGCGACTATGGTGATACAAGATTACAAAAAGAATTACTGTCCGTTCACTTAGATCACCTTTCTTCCATCACTGGTGTTCCTATTAGCTATGTAAACAGCAAACAAGACGCCAACATATTTATAATATTTACCTCTTATAAACAACTTGAACCAAAGGTAAAAGAATACATTGGTAATCCAGAAAAAATTAGAGCGGCCATTAGAGAAGCCATCTGTTTAGGAAACTTTTCCTACAATCAAAGATCAGAAATTACTAAAGGCACTATTATTATTCCGGTTGACTACGCTAGACAAAAAGCGCGCTTTTTAGATTGCATTATTGAAGAAATTACTCAATTGATGGGACTACCAAACGATTCAGACGATGTTTTTCCTTCTATTTTTAATGATAAAAGTATCGACTCCTATTTAAGCCCTCTGGATTACCTTCTCTTAAAACTGCTCTACTCAAACTACCTTACGCCAGGGATGACAGTACAAGACACAAAAAGAGCCTTACCCCTGGCCATCCGTGAACTGTTAAACACAGGCGACCTTAGAGACGCTGCGCGAAGAGTGAGAAAGGGCAGCTTGCAAGAATACATAGGGGATTAA